In Acidimicrobiia bacterium, one genomic interval encodes:
- a CDS encoding alpha-ketoacid dehydrogenase subunit beta — protein sequence MAELSYREAVAYGIAQEMRRDPSLVMLGEDVAAAGGVFKTTVGLLDEFGPSRIRDTPISEQAILGAAMGAAMTGIPVIAEIMFSDFLAVCWDIVANEIAKTRYMTDGQVTLPMVIRTHNGGGSRFGAQHSQSVENWCMMIPGLKVVAPSTVHDVVGLLASSVRDPDPVVFFEHKSLLATKGEIPDGEIVENLGVAKVLRAGSDLTIAALALMVPRALEAAELLALEGISAEVVDVRSLVPLDTKTILGSVEKTGRLVTVEENPRLCGWGAEIASLAADEAFWALDAPIVRITTPHVPLPAADVLEDATIPSVDRIVETIRKTWT from the coding sequence GTGGCGGAACTGAGCTACCGCGAGGCCGTGGCGTACGGCATCGCCCAAGAGATGCGTCGCGACCCATCCCTCGTGATGCTCGGCGAGGACGTGGCAGCGGCCGGGGGCGTGTTCAAGACGACCGTCGGGCTGCTCGACGAGTTCGGCCCGAGCAGGATACGAGACACGCCCATCTCCGAGCAGGCCATCCTCGGCGCCGCCATGGGGGCCGCCATGACAGGCATCCCCGTGATCGCCGAGATCATGTTCAGCGACTTCCTGGCGGTTTGCTGGGACATCGTCGCCAACGAGATCGCCAAGACGCGCTACATGACAGACGGCCAGGTGACGCTGCCGATGGTGATCCGCACCCACAACGGAGGAGGATCACGATTCGGGGCCCAGCACTCCCAGAGCGTCGAGAACTGGTGCATGATGATCCCGGGGCTCAAGGTCGTCGCTCCGTCGACGGTGCACGATGTCGTCGGGTTGCTCGCCTCGTCTGTGAGGGATCCCGACCCGGTCGTCTTCTTCGAGCACAAGTCGCTGCTCGCCACGAAGGGCGAGATCCCGGACGGTGAGATCGTCGAAAACCTCGGGGTCGCCAAGGTGCTGCGGGCGGGCAGCGACCTCACGATCGCGGCACTGGCGCTCATGGTCCCGCGGGCCCTCGAGGCGGCGGAGCTCCTGGCGCTCGAAGGCATCTCCGCGGAAGTGGTCGACGTTCGCAGCCTCGTGCCGCTCGATACCAAGACGATCCTGGGCTCGGTCGAGAAGACCGGGAGGCTCGTGACCGTCGAGGAGAACCCGCGGCTCTGCGGCTGGGGCGCTGAGATCGCATCCTTGGCGGCCGATGAGGCGTTCTGGGCCCTCGACGCCCCGATCGTACGGATCACGACTCCCCACGTCCCGCTCCCGGCGGCCGACGTGCTCGAAGACGCCACGATCCCCTCGGTCGACCGGATCGTCGAGACCATCAGGAAGACATGGACCTGA
- a CDS encoding calcium-binding protein, translating to MKRMRLIIATVPAALLAVPAGAMGAPPECMGQVATIAGTGTGDALIGTAGADVIWGGPGDDVIDGRGGDDLICGGGGNDEIRGGGGDNQLDGGKGDDSLIGGGGIDAINGRAGRDVIVPRENLNWSVGGKGADRFVILVGDHEVFGRGGRDTVDASGSPGPVDVDLRDNGSGGSLASGSVGALLFSVENVIGSRFDDTIGGEPGANVLAGRGGDDRLLGRGGDDALRGNAGDDTLLGGSGEDDLDGGTGTDTCVSGATVVDCEL from the coding sequence ATGAAGCGCATGCGTCTCATCATCGCGACGGTCCCGGCGGCGCTGCTGGCAGTGCCTGCGGGCGCCATGGGCGCCCCTCCCGAGTGCATGGGCCAGGTGGCGACGATCGCAGGCACCGGCACAGGCGATGCCCTCATCGGCACCGCCGGTGCCGATGTGATCTGGGGGGGCCCCGGCGACGACGTCATCGACGGCAGAGGCGGCGACGACCTCATCTGCGGAGGCGGCGGGAACGACGAGATCCGCGGTGGCGGGGGAGACAACCAGCTCGACGGCGGCAAGGGCGACGACTCGCTGATCGGTGGCGGCGGCATCGACGCCATCAACGGCAGGGCGGGCCGCGATGTCATCGTGCCGAGGGAGAACCTCAACTGGTCTGTGGGGGGCAAGGGTGCGGATCGGTTCGTCATCCTGGTGGGCGACCACGAGGTGTTCGGCAGGGGTGGAAGGGACACGGTCGACGCGTCAGGATCGCCCGGGCCCGTCGACGTCGATCTCAGGGACAACGGCTCCGGCGGGAGCCTGGCGTCCGGATCGGTGGGTGCGCTGCTGTTCTCCGTCGAGAACGTCATCGGGTCGCGATTCGACGACACCATCGGCGGCGAGCCGGGGGCGAACGTGCTCGCCGGCCGGGGCGGCGACGATCGCTTGCTCGGGCGCGGCGGCGACGATGCGCTGAGAGGCAATGCGGGCGACGACACGCTCCTCGGCGGTTCCGGCGAGGACGACCTCGACGGGGGGACGGGGACGGATACCTGCGTCAGCGGTGCGACCGTCGTCGACTGCGAGCTGTGA
- a CDS encoding MFS transporter, with protein sequence MTAAARLQPRQARLAVVGIGILAVTAAGFVRAPLLPDMGRALALSDTALGAIVSCFAFGRILADIPAGRLTDRVPSGLMMATGAALVGAGSVVSGLAPGPAAAFAGAFVLGIGSAWTNTTGLATFAAAPRHRRGVSMSGFAASLMVGQAFGPTLGGAVASVYDWRAGFLSGAFVAVAVALVFLVFFRHSPPRHPATAAQDPLGDAGEPRRLVLASLYLLPAAQFAIGASLLQTLIPIVGDGELDLTPGVIGLAIGGGGLARLVGVLVSGKISDTHSRRWALIPGLAIQLVGLIVFALNGSLVGWMITILLTSLGSSAVNVGATVLADLSEGSKLGRRLGLFRVTGDVALLIAPLVAGALYDSAGRAVAMVPLIVFVAVILGFSMRVVPETLQRGPSRPT encoded by the coding sequence GTGACGGCTGCAGCGAGGTTGCAGCCGCGGCAGGCGAGGCTCGCCGTCGTCGGCATCGGGATCCTGGCCGTGACGGCGGCGGGCTTCGTACGCGCTCCCCTCCTGCCGGACATGGGGCGGGCCCTGGCATTGAGCGACACGGCTCTCGGAGCGATCGTCTCGTGTTTCGCCTTCGGGAGGATCCTCGCCGACATCCCGGCAGGCCGGCTCACCGACCGTGTTCCGTCCGGGCTGATGATGGCGACGGGTGCCGCCCTCGTCGGTGCCGGCAGCGTCGTGTCCGGCCTGGCGCCGGGACCGGCCGCCGCCTTTGCCGGTGCGTTCGTGCTCGGGATCGGCTCGGCCTGGACGAACACGACCGGTCTGGCGACGTTCGCGGCCGCTCCGCGCCACCGCCGAGGAGTGTCCATGTCGGGGTTCGCGGCATCCCTGATGGTCGGCCAGGCCTTCGGACCGACCCTGGGTGGAGCCGTCGCCTCCGTGTACGACTGGCGAGCGGGGTTCTTGTCCGGTGCGTTCGTGGCAGTGGCCGTCGCCCTCGTCTTCCTGGTGTTCTTCAGGCATTCGCCGCCGCGCCACCCCGCAACCGCGGCGCAGGACCCGCTCGGCGACGCCGGCGAGCCGAGACGCCTCGTGCTCGCCTCCCTCTACCTGCTCCCGGCCGCCCAGTTCGCCATCGGTGCATCTCTGCTGCAGACCCTCATTCCGATCGTCGGCGACGGCGAGCTCGACCTGACTCCGGGCGTGATCGGCCTGGCGATCGGTGGCGGAGGGCTCGCCCGCCTCGTCGGGGTGCTCGTGAGCGGAAAGATCTCCGACACCCACTCGAGACGCTGGGCCCTCATCCCGGGGCTGGCGATCCAGCTGGTGGGGCTGATCGTCTTCGCGCTGAACGGCTCGCTCGTGGGATGGATGATCACGATCCTGCTCACGTCGCTCGGCTCATCGGCGGTCAACGTCGGTGCGACCGTCCTCGCCGACCTCAGCGAGGGCAGCAAGCTCGGCCGCAGGCTCGGGCTCTTCCGGGTGACGGGCGACGTCGCGCTCCTCATCGCCCCGCTCGTCGCAGGTGCCCTCTACGACTCTGCCGGCAGGGCAGTCGCCATGGTCCCGCTCATCGTCTTCGTGGCCGTCATCCTCGGCTTCTCTATGCGGGTGGTCCCGGAGACCCTCCAGCGGGGACCGTCGCGGCCGACGTGA
- a CDS encoding glycine/sarcosine/betaine reductase selenoprotein B family protein, protein MIDRAELRARYEEWVERIGRDHGAANNRVNGHAWFSPLAKPLAQSTVALVTTAGAHLDDQEPFNTATSHGDPTIRTIPADVDSARLRFAHTHYDTASAEDDPNVVLPIDRVHELVAAGRIGASAPFHIGMMGFNPDPSRVADEAGPLVARLLMEAGVDAVVLVPG, encoded by the coding sequence ATGATCGATCGGGCGGAGCTGAGGGCGCGCTACGAGGAGTGGGTGGAGCGGATCGGGCGCGACCACGGCGCGGCGAACAACCGTGTCAACGGCCATGCTTGGTTCTCCCCCCTCGCCAAGCCGCTGGCGCAGTCGACGGTTGCTCTCGTGACGACCGCCGGAGCTCACCTGGACGACCAGGAGCCGTTCAACACGGCCACCTCGCATGGTGACCCCACCATTCGGACCATCCCAGCCGACGTCGACTCGGCGCGCTTGCGGTTTGCGCACACCCACTACGACACCGCCTCCGCCGAGGATGACCCGAACGTCGTGCTACCGATCGACCGGGTCCACGAGCTCGTCGCCGCCGGGCGCATCGGTGCCAGTGCCCCGTTTCACATCGGGATGATGGGGTTCAATCCCGACCCGTCGAGGGTCGCCGACGAGGCCGGGCCACTGGTGGCACGCCTGCTCATGGAGGCAGGCGTCGATGCCGTCGTCCTCGTTCCGGGCTGA
- a CDS encoding cupin domain-containing protein: MAKVMKAAALPALTSTRDGRDRVDLVTEETFGLTDLRADRITYHPGDTAAAHYHRDAKHFFFVLEGRGRLHAAGDPVELDAGDVALVEEDEVHWFENPTNEVFSFIELWVPAPSETVWVTDDRCTWAPSPSAAAV, encoded by the coding sequence ATGGCGAAGGTGATGAAAGCGGCTGCGCTGCCTGCTCTGACGTCGACGAGAGACGGGCGCGACAGAGTCGATCTGGTCACCGAGGAGACGTTCGGGCTGACGGACCTGCGAGCCGACAGGATCACGTACCACCCCGGCGACACGGCCGCCGCCCACTACCACCGCGACGCCAAGCACTTCTTCTTCGTGCTCGAAGGACGAGGTCGACTCCATGCGGCAGGGGACCCGGTCGAGCTCGACGCCGGCGACGTCGCCCTCGTGGAGGAGGACGAGGTCCATTGGTTCGAGAACCCGACGAACGAGGTGTTCTCGTTCATCGAGCTGTGGGTGCCCGCCCCCTCGGAGACGGTCTGGGTGACGGACGACCGCTGCACCTGGGCGCCCTCACCGTCGGCAGCGGCGGTCTGA
- a CDS encoding thiamine pyrophosphate-dependent dehydrogenase E1 component subunit alpha: MSPETERTLYDYSTRETRRPGELADGLAFDIDRDTRLELYTRLQELRQVEKKAYDLFMENLVKGTSHLSLGMEAVSAGFGAAMRADDYTFATYRGHAHTLSRGVSFEAVLAELLGRANGLLGGKGGSMHLTDVGKGMMGSYAIIGAHLTIANGAAWSAQMRNSGQVAVCFFGDGTTNIGAFHEALNLAAIWDLPVVFVCENNLYMEYTPIDLITAVEHPAADRAAAYGLDPILIDGNDVDEVYTTAVAVLDRARRGGGPSLVEAVTYRTGGHSRADPGKYRPADEVEAWKQRDPVVVYHQRLLSIGVGEDVLASITADVAERVATATEAAKAGPLPSEDIIHTEVWADGGSAWRN, translated from the coding sequence ATGAGCCCAGAGACCGAGCGCACGCTGTACGACTACTCCACCAGGGAGACGAGACGGCCGGGCGAGCTGGCAGACGGCCTCGCCTTCGACATCGACAGGGACACGAGGCTCGAGCTCTACACCCGGCTCCAGGAGCTGCGACAGGTCGAGAAGAAGGCATACGACCTGTTCATGGAGAACCTCGTCAAGGGCACGAGCCACCTCTCGCTCGGGATGGAGGCGGTCTCCGCAGGCTTCGGTGCGGCGATGCGTGCCGACGACTACACGTTCGCCACGTACCGGGGGCACGCCCACACGCTGTCGAGGGGCGTCTCGTTCGAAGCAGTGCTCGCGGAGCTCCTCGGGAGGGCGAACGGCTTGCTCGGCGGCAAGGGGGGCTCGATGCACCTCACGGACGTCGGCAAGGGCATGATGGGCTCCTACGCCATCATCGGCGCCCACCTCACCATCGCCAACGGGGCGGCCTGGTCCGCCCAGATGCGTAACAGCGGGCAGGTGGCCGTGTGCTTCTTCGGTGACGGTACGACGAACATCGGGGCGTTCCACGAAGCCCTCAACCTGGCGGCGATCTGGGATCTCCCCGTCGTGTTCGTGTGCGAGAACAACCTCTACATGGAGTACACGCCGATCGACCTGATCACCGCCGTCGAGCACCCGGCCGCCGACAGAGCCGCGGCCTACGGGCTGGACCCGATCCTCATCGACGGCAACGACGTCGACGAGGTGTACACCACCGCCGTCGCGGTGCTCGACAGAGCGCGCCGAGGAGGGGGCCCATCGCTCGTCGAGGCCGTGACGTACCGCACAGGAGGCCACAGCAGGGCAGACCCGGGCAAGTACCGGCCGGCAGACGAGGTCGAGGCGTGGAAGCAACGCGACCCGGTCGTCGTGTACCACCAGCGCCTGCTTTCGATCGGGGTCGGTGAGGACGTGCTCGCATCGATCACCGCCGACGTCGCCGAACGTGTCGCCACCGCCACCGAGGCCGCCAAGGCCGGCCCGCTGCCGTCCGAGGACATCATCCACACCGAGGTGTGGGCCGACGGGGGTTCGGCGTGGCGGAACTGA
- a CDS encoding amidohydrolase family protein, with translation MTYDVHAHGVPEAVVTLIESEGPELGVVFDGDRRIVIADRVRTIPLRRDLVDMSARIEAMDRAGIDVQIISSWVNLTAHALDVERGVTWAGRVNDALAAEAARHADRLLAFGIAPLQAPEAAANELRRCVGDLGMVGVEIATTIDGRELIAFDLEPFWKTAAELRCIVMIHPMDPLPGVELGSYGLDNSVGRPTETTITTAKLVLSGVLDRHPDVRICLVHGGGFLPYQIGRIQHAWETRPDLVGKDTAVPPKEALGRLYFDTVLHDPAPLRYLIDLVGADHVVVGTDYPFEAGDLNPLATLDGVAGLTSDQRALITSGNVARLLGEMAPAFPGR, from the coding sequence GTGACGTACGACGTTCACGCCCACGGGGTGCCGGAGGCCGTGGTGACCCTCATCGAGTCGGAGGGGCCTGAGCTCGGCGTCGTGTTCGACGGGGACCGGCGCATCGTGATCGCCGACCGGGTCAGGACGATCCCGCTCCGTCGCGATCTGGTGGACATGAGCGCCCGCATCGAGGCGATGGATCGAGCCGGCATCGACGTGCAGATCATCTCGAGCTGGGTGAACCTGACGGCGCACGCCCTCGACGTGGAACGCGGAGTCACGTGGGCTGGGCGGGTCAACGACGCCCTCGCCGCAGAGGCGGCCCGGCACGCCGACCGGCTCCTTGCCTTCGGCATCGCTCCTCTCCAGGCCCCCGAAGCTGCCGCAAACGAGTTGCGCCGCTGTGTCGGCGATCTCGGCATGGTGGGTGTGGAGATCGCGACGACGATCGACGGCCGAGAGCTCATCGCCTTCGATCTCGAACCGTTCTGGAAGACCGCCGCCGAGCTGCGCTGCATCGTGATGATCCACCCCATGGATCCACTCCCCGGCGTCGAGCTCGGCTCCTACGGTCTCGACAACAGCGTCGGACGACCAACCGAGACGACGATCACGACCGCCAAGCTCGTCCTCTCAGGTGTGCTCGATCGGCACCCGGACGTGCGGATCTGCCTCGTCCACGGGGGCGGCTTCCTTCCGTACCAGATCGGGCGCATCCAGCACGCATGGGAGACGAGGCCCGATCTCGTCGGGAAGGACACGGCCGTCCCGCCGAAGGAGGCGCTCGGGCGGCTCTACTTCGACACTGTGCTGCACGATCCAGCCCCCTTGCGTTACCTCATCGACCTCGTCGGGGCGGATCACGTCGTCGTCGGCACCGATTACCCGTTCGAAGCAGGTGACCTGAACCCGCTCGCCACGCTCGATGGCGTCGCCGGGCTGACGAGCGACCAGCGAGCGCTCATCACGAGCGGCAATGTCGCCAGACTGCTTGGCGAGATGGCACCCGCCTTTCCCGGGAGGTGA
- a CDS encoding NAD-dependent succinate-semialdehyde dehydrogenase, whose protein sequence is MLRELIDSGHTGLHIGGKWMPSSDGAEIDVLDPSTGESIAAVASASTDDAIAAVDAANEALPAWSAVSPRRRSETLRTAFEMMTARADELAELIVLEMGKALPEARSEVIYSAEFFRWYSGEAIRNVGEIQLAPGGDKRIISIHQPVGVSLLITPWNFPAAMATRKIGPALAAGCTVILKPASDTPLTALAIAELLSEAGVPPGVVNVIPSRRSGEVAAAMLADRRVRKLSFTGSTAVGRKLLAMASDRIVNASMELGGNAPFVIFDDADIGAAVEGAMIAKMRNGGQSCIAANRFFVHSAVAADFSERFAAAMAAVKTGPGLEPGVELGPVINAAAQKDLGELVGASVGAGATVATGGGAPDRPGFFFEPTVLTNVTSRDPILAEEVFGPVAPIVTFESDDEAIALANDTDLGLAGYVYSGDLARAMRAAEAIETGMVGINRGLISDPTAPFGGVKQSGLGREGGHEGMMEFLETKYIAADW, encoded by the coding sequence GTGCTGCGTGAACTGATCGACTCGGGCCACACAGGCCTCCACATCGGCGGCAAGTGGATGCCGTCGTCTGACGGGGCGGAGATCGACGTCCTCGACCCCTCCACCGGCGAGTCCATCGCCGCGGTGGCGTCGGCGTCGACGGACGACGCCATTGCCGCTGTCGACGCAGCCAACGAGGCGTTGCCGGCATGGTCGGCGGTGTCGCCTCGCCGGCGCAGCGAGACCCTGCGGACCGCCTTCGAGATGATGACCGCCCGGGCGGACGAGCTCGCAGAGCTCATCGTGCTCGAGATGGGCAAAGCGCTGCCGGAGGCTCGTTCCGAGGTGATCTACTCGGCCGAGTTCTTCCGCTGGTACTCGGGCGAGGCCATTCGCAACGTCGGCGAGATCCAACTGGCGCCCGGTGGGGACAAGCGCATCATCTCGATCCACCAGCCGGTCGGCGTGTCGCTCCTGATCACTCCGTGGAACTTCCCTGCGGCGATGGCTACCAGAAAGATCGGTCCGGCATTGGCGGCCGGCTGCACCGTGATCCTCAAGCCGGCATCCGACACGCCGCTCACGGCGCTGGCGATCGCCGAGCTGCTCTCCGAGGCAGGTGTGCCGCCCGGTGTCGTGAACGTGATCCCGTCGCGTCGCTCGGGAGAGGTCGCCGCGGCGATGCTCGCCGACCGGCGGGTACGGAAGCTCTCGTTCACCGGATCGACGGCCGTTGGTCGCAAGCTGCTCGCCATGGCGTCGGATCGCATCGTCAACGCCTCGATGGAGCTCGGCGGTAACGCCCCGTTCGTCATCTTCGACGACGCGGACATCGGCGCCGCCGTCGAAGGCGCCATGATCGCCAAGATGCGCAACGGGGGCCAGAGCTGTATCGCGGCCAACCGCTTCTTCGTGCATTCGGCCGTCGCCGCCGACTTCTCGGAGAGGTTCGCCGCCGCCATGGCGGCCGTGAAGACCGGTCCCGGGTTGGAGCCCGGAGTCGAGCTGGGACCGGTGATCAATGCCGCCGCCCAGAAGGACCTGGGGGAGCTCGTCGGCGCCTCGGTCGGGGCCGGGGCGACCGTCGCCACCGGTGGAGGGGCTCCAGACCGTCCCGGCTTCTTCTTCGAGCCCACCGTCCTCACCAACGTGACGTCGCGCGACCCGATACTGGCCGAGGAGGTGTTCGGCCCGGTCGCCCCGATCGTCACGTTCGAGTCGGACGACGAGGCCATCGCGCTGGCGAACGACACCGACCTCGGACTGGCAGGTTACGTCTACTCAGGGGACCTGGCGCGAGCGATGCGGGCCGCCGAGGCCATCGAGACCGGGATGGTGGGCATCAACCGCGGGCTGATCTCCGATCCGACCGCCCCGTTCGGCGGCGTGAAGCAGAGCGGCCTCGGCCGTGAAGGAGGCCACGAGGGGATGATGGAGTTCCTCGAGACGAAGTACATCGCCGCCGACTGGTGA
- a CDS encoding thioesterase family protein: MAADAYFTTRDGVWFVPSDFARGPWDAESCHAGPPTALIVRALERLVSHQALARLTVELRRPIPMSGFAIEAEVRRTGRSATFTAARLTDDDRVLVEASATHLRALEHLDVATAPFDLPDFSSAVPGPFPITDTRHGLQAFSSSIEVRYDPSQSQGSGGPTTVWMRTIPILADEEPSPIQRLCPLADSGNGISYNNYLDKILFMNPDLTLAVHRQPASEWVGSRVRSHWHTDGTGLADAELFDTIGPVGRATQSLLLMPAP; the protein is encoded by the coding sequence GTGGCGGCTGACGCATACTTCACGACCCGGGACGGCGTGTGGTTCGTGCCGAGCGACTTCGCCCGTGGGCCGTGGGACGCCGAGTCGTGCCACGCCGGGCCGCCGACCGCCCTCATCGTCAGGGCGCTGGAACGTCTCGTGTCCCACCAGGCGCTGGCGAGGCTGACGGTCGAGCTGAGGCGCCCGATCCCGATGAGCGGCTTCGCGATCGAGGCGGAGGTGCGGCGGACGGGCCGGTCGGCGACGTTCACCGCCGCCAGGTTGACGGACGATGACAGGGTTCTCGTCGAGGCGTCGGCCACGCACCTGCGGGCGCTCGAGCATCTCGACGTCGCCACGGCACCGTTCGACCTCCCCGATTTCTCGTCGGCCGTGCCGGGGCCCTTCCCGATAACGGACACGCGCCACGGGTTGCAGGCGTTCAGCTCGTCCATCGAGGTCCGTTACGACCCGTCGCAGTCGCAGGGCTCGGGAGGGCCGACGACGGTGTGGATGCGTACCATCCCGATCCTCGCGGACGAGGAGCCTTCACCCATACAGCGCCTCTGCCCGCTGGCGGACTCAGGCAACGGGATCAGCTACAACAACTACCTCGACAAGATCCTCTTCATGAACCCGGACCTCACGCTGGCGGTGCATCGGCAGCCGGCGAGCGAGTGGGTCGGGTCACGGGTGCGCTCTCACTGGCACACGGACGGGACGGGCCTCGCCGATGCCGAGCTGTTCGACACGATCGGTCCGGTCGGGCGCGCCACGCAGAGCCTCCTCCTCATGCCGGCGCCCTAA
- a CDS encoding carboxymuconolactone decarboxylase produces MPRIPYPDLSSITDPEIIAALERAREFGTPRPESQAIRAHVPAVLKSFTQAWMDTFVNGVVEHELKELCRVYVTKTVQCGYCAAQRSVEAAVDEDKYDELLEYARSDRYTEREKAALAYTDAIAWDADLATDEVWERLHRHFTAPELTELGFFVALTLGQQRWLKTLDLGHRELLADTDAGLMATHEA; encoded by the coding sequence ATGCCTCGGATCCCATACCCGGACCTCAGCTCGATCACGGACCCCGAGATCATCGCGGCTCTCGAGCGTGCCCGTGAGTTCGGGACGCCGCGGCCGGAGAGCCAGGCGATCAGAGCCCACGTCCCTGCCGTCCTCAAGTCCTTCACGCAGGCTTGGATGGACACGTTCGTCAACGGTGTCGTCGAGCACGAGCTCAAGGAGCTGTGCCGCGTCTACGTGACGAAGACCGTGCAATGCGGCTATTGCGCCGCGCAACGCTCGGTCGAAGCCGCCGTCGACGAGGACAAGTACGACGAGCTGCTCGAATACGCCAGGTCCGATCGTTACACGGAGAGGGAAAAGGCGGCGCTCGCCTACACGGACGCCATCGCCTGGGATGCCGACCTCGCCACAGACGAGGTCTGGGAGAGACTCCACCGCCACTTCACTGCTCCGGAACTGACCGAGCTCGGCTTCTTCGTGGCCCTCACGCTCGGCCAGCAGCGATGGTTGAAGACGCTCGACCTCGGTCACAGAGAGCTGCTCGCCGACACGGACGCTGGCTTGATGGCAACCCACGAGGCCTGA
- a CDS encoding NAD(P)-dependent oxidoreductase, with product MDHAAHDLGWIGTGRMGSALCERLLEAGHDLWVYNRTAAKAEPLAELGATVVGSPADLAGRDIVFTMVGGPQDVLDVTLGPGGVLSGDDHPGILVDATTIDPVTAAELRESGVKLGTSVLAAPVSGNPKVVRAGKLTTVVSGPAAAYEEALPYLEAFGRKVTYVGEADEARLVKLCHNLMLGVVSQSLAEITMLAEAAGVSRYDFLDFLNDSVMGSTFTRYKSPALVNLDWTPTFTWHLLRKDFELGLATGRELDVPLPTAALVHEMIIEGIGRGYGDQDFGALLEMEASAAGRTLESEDREVSDGLS from the coding sequence ATGGATCATGCCGCACACGACCTCGGTTGGATCGGGACCGGGCGCATGGGCTCGGCCCTCTGCGAGAGGCTCCTCGAAGCGGGCCATGACCTCTGGGTCTACAACAGGACGGCGGCCAAGGCCGAGCCACTCGCCGAGCTGGGCGCCACCGTGGTCGGGTCGCCCGCCGACCTCGCCGGGCGGGACATCGTCTTCACGATGGTCGGCGGTCCTCAGGACGTCCTCGACGTGACCCTCGGCCCGGGAGGCGTGCTCTCGGGCGACGATCATCCCGGCATCCTGGTGGACGCGACGACGATCGACCCGGTGACGGCGGCCGAGTTGCGCGAGTCGGGCGTCAAGCTGGGTACGAGCGTCCTCGCCGCTCCTGTGAGCGGGAACCCCAAGGTGGTGCGGGCCGGCAAGCTGACGACCGTCGTCTCCGGCCCGGCGGCCGCCTACGAGGAGGCACTGCCCTATCTCGAGGCTTTCGGCCGCAAGGTCACGTACGTAGGTGAGGCGGACGAGGCCCGCCTCGTCAAGCTGTGCCACAACCTCATGCTCGGCGTCGTCAGCCAGTCGCTCGCCGAGATCACCATGCTCGCCGAGGCCGCCGGCGTCTCGCGGTACGACTTCTTGGACTTCCTCAACGACAGCGTCATGGGCTCGACGTTCACCCGATACAAGTCACCGGCTCTCGTCAACCTCGACTGGACACCGACGTTCACGTGGCACCTCCTTCGCAAGGACTTCGAGCTCGGTCTGGCGACCGGCAGGGAGCTCGACGTGCCGCTCCCGACGGCGGCCCTGGTTCACGAGATGATCATCGAGGGGATCGGGCGCGGATACGGCGACCAGGACTTCGGGGCGCTTCTCGAGATGGAGGCCTCGGCCGCAGGGCGTACTCTTGAGTCCGAAGATCGAGAGGTCTCGGACGGCCTGTCCTGA
- a CDS encoding PhzF family phenazine biosynthesis protein yields the protein MTKVFIVDAFSEGPGTGNPAAVVLLDRRRDSDWMTAVAAELNQPATAFVTDAVDERYPLRWFSPAVELPLCGHGTLAAAHVLHHERGERSPQFATMRGSISASSSPQGVELDFPASSPQPSTPPPGLLEALGLGAANIASCDDTMIVEVDSPETVAACRPDLEAEAFGVLRSVVITAAGGHDVDITSRVFAPKAGIPEDHATGSAHCLLTSFWSGRLDKTTLDARQASPRGGKLQVELRGDRVALRGRARTVLTGRLLL from the coding sequence ATGACGAAGGTCTTCATCGTCGACGCCTTCTCCGAGGGGCCCGGTACCGGCAATCCGGCAGCGGTCGTCCTTCTCGACCGGCGGCGGGACTCCGATTGGATGACCGCCGTGGCCGCCGAGCTGAACCAGCCGGCAACGGCGTTCGTCACGGATGCGGTCGACGAGCGGTACCCGCTGCGCTGGTTCTCCCCGGCCGTCGAGCTGCCACTGTGCGGCCACGGCACCCTGGCCGCGGCCCACGTGCTCCACCACGAACGAGGCGAGCGCTCCCCGCAGTTCGCCACGATGCGCGGGTCGATCTCGGCGTCGTCGTCGCCGCAAGGCGTCGAACTCGACTTTCCGGCGTCCTCGCCGCAGCCGTCCACGCCGCCACCCGGGCTGCTCGAGGCGCTCGGGCTCGGTGCAGCGAACATCGCCTCCTGCGACGACACGATGATCGTCGAGGTCGACTCGCCGGAGACGGTCGCCGCCTGCCGACCAGACCTCGAGGCGGAGGCCTTCGGCGTCCTGCGCAGCGTCGTCATCACCGCCGCGGGCGGGCACGACGTCGACATCACCTCGCGAGTGTTCGCTCCGAAGGCGGGCATCCCCGAAGACCATGCAACGGGCTCGGCTCATTGCCTGCTGACGTCGTTCTGGTCCGGTCGACTCGACAAGACCACCCTCGATGCCCGGCAGGCGTCACCGCGCGGCGGCAAGCTTCAGGTGGAGCTGCGCGGCGACCGGGTGGCGCTCCGCGGGAGAGCGCGGACCGTTCTCACAGGCCGGCTCCTCCTCTGA